From one Musa acuminata AAA Group cultivar baxijiao chromosome BXJ2-6, Cavendish_Baxijiao_AAA, whole genome shotgun sequence genomic stretch:
- the LOC103973773 gene encoding transcription termination factor MTERF6, chloroplastic/mitochondrial: MERSTDQQLTIVEFLREKGFDDESIKRMVRRCNPLEITGRDRASENWNYLESIGVQKRKLPYVVFKCPKVLTLGLNQKLVPTVQCLATLGSRPGEVASAITKFPNILSHSVEDKLCPLLAFFQVLGISEKQLGKMLLLNPRLISYSIETKLTRITDFLASIGLNKEGLIGKTLVKNPFLVGYSVEKRLRPTTEFLKSIGLDEQNLQRVICNFPEVICRDVNRVLKPNLAFLKRCGFDSKQIATLVAGYPPVLIKSVNKSLEPKIRFLVEDMGREIGEIADCPEFFRHGMKKSLELRHKLLKQKNIHCSLSDMLHCNQKRFIAKYGLVAGFS, from the coding sequence ATGGAAAGGAGCACAGACCAGCAGCTCACAATTGTTGAGTTCTTGAGGGAGAAAGGGTTTGATGATGAAAGCATAAAGAGAATGGTGAGGCGATGCAATCCACTGGAGATCACAGGAAGAGACAGAGCGAGTGAGAATTGGAATTACTTGGAAAGCATTGGGGTTCAGAAGAGGAAGCTTCCGTATGTTGTTTTCAAGTGCCCCAAAGTCCTCACTTTGGGCTTGAATCAGAAGCTTGTGCCTACCGTCCAGTGCCTTGCGACCTTGGGATCAAGGCCTGGCGAAGTGGCCTCGGCCATCACCAAATTCCCAAACATTCTCTCACACAGTGTTGAAGATAAGCTCTGCCCATTACTAGCTTTCTTCCAGGTGCTAGGAATCTCGGAGAAGCAACTGGGTAAGATGCTCCTGTTGAATCCAAGGCTCATCAGTTACAGCATCGAAACGAAATTGACTCGGATTACTGATTTCCTCGCAAGCATTGGTCTCAATAAGGAAGGCTTGATTGGTAAAACTCTGGTGAAAAATCCATTCTTAGTAGGTTACAGTGTTGAGAAACGGCTTCGACCAACCACAGAATTTCTCAAGTCGATAGGCTTAGATGAACAGAATTTGCAAAGAGTGATTTGCAATTTCCCTGAAGTAATCTGTAGGGATGTTAATAGGGTTCTAAAACCCAACTTAGCATTCTTGAAGAGATGTGGATTTGACAGTAAACAAATTGCAACATTGGTTGCCGGATATCCCCCTGTTCTGATCAAGAGTGTCAACAAATCCTTGGAACCCAAAATCAGATTCTTGGTTGAAGACATGGGAAGGGAAATCGGTGAGATAGCAGATTGTCCAGAGTTCTTTCGACATGGTATGAAGAAGAGCTTGGAGTTGCGGCACAAACTTTTGAAACAAAAGAACATACATTGTAGTCTGAGCGATATGCTTCATTGCAATCAGAAGAGGTTTATTGCTAAATATGGCTTAGTTGCAGGCTTCTCTTGA